In Silene latifolia isolate original U9 population chromosome 3, ASM4854445v1, whole genome shotgun sequence, a single window of DNA contains:
- the LOC141649587 gene encoding uncharacterized protein LOC141649587, which produces MTDNQISQLSSQMSQLQASHGKFPGKTEENSKTINAIHLRSGRDLEDRTFVKKRKSSRPGDVVEPQIVVEPPKVVEEKGGEDEFVEIVVETPKVIDEPARVVEEPKQQVVRTYVPPIPFPQRLARAKLEQKYGKFMDMMKGINITMPFIDVVKEIPIYGKFLKELISNKNSLSPTTTVNLSKECSAILMNEAPQKLEDPGSFSIPCKIGTVNIERALCDLGASISLMPLKTFKKLKGYELSPTRVSLQLADRSVRYPIGLVEDIPLKVGKLEFPCDFYVMDIPEDSNIPIILGRPCLATGVP; this is translated from the coding sequence atgacggacaaccaaatctcccaattgtCTTCCCAAATGAGCCAACTACAAGCCTCTCATGGGAAATTCCCGGGTAAAACCGAGGAAAATTCGAAAACCATAAATgctattcacttgaggagtggaaGAGATTTGGAAGATCGGACATTtgtcaagaagaggaagagtagTAGACCGGGTGATGTGGTTGAACCTCAAATTGTGGTTGAACCTCCTAAGGTAGTTGAAGAAAAAGGAGGTGAAGATGAATTTGTGGAGATTGTTGTGGAAACTCCAAAGGTGATTGATGAACCAGCAAGGGTTGTTGAAGAGCCAAAACAACAAGTTGTGAGGACTTATGTGCCACCAATTCCTTTCCCACAAAGGTTGGCAAGAGCTAAACTTGAACAAAAATATGGAAAGTTCATGGACATGATGAAGGGTATCAACATTACCATGCCCTTCATTGATGTCGTCAAGGAGATACCAATCTATGGAAAGTTCTTGAAGGAGCTAATCTCAAACAAAAACTCCTTGAGCCCGACAACTACGGTGAACTTATCCAAGGAGTGTAGTGCAATTCTTATGAATGAGgctcctcaaaagcttgaagacccggGGAGTTTTTCCATACCTTGCAAAATTGGGACCGTGAATATTGAGAGAGCcttgtgtgatttgggggcaaGCATTAGCCTTATGCCCCTCAAAactttcaagaaattgaagggttATGAGCTTTCACCAACAAGGGTTTCTCTCCAACTTGCGGATAGGTCGGTAAGGTACCCAATCGGTCTTGTGGAGGATATCCCACTTAAAGTGGGTAAACTTGAATTCCCTTGTGACTTCTATGTAATGGACATTCCCGAGGACTCTAATATTCCCATTATATTGGGGCGCCCTTGCCTTGCTACGGGGGTGCCATGA